The Triticum urartu cultivar G1812 chromosome 5, Tu2.1, whole genome shotgun sequence genome contains the following window.
gcccgagattcgatcgtcggtatcccaatactgttcaatctcgttaccggcaagtcactttactcgtaccgtaatgcaatgatcccgtgaccagacacttggtcactatgagctcataatgatgatgcattaccgagtgggcccagtgatacctctccgtcatacggagtgacaaatcgcagtcttgatccgtgtcaacccaacaaacactttcggagatacccgtagtatacctttatagtcacccagttacgttgtgacgtttggtacacccaaagcactcctacggtatccggaagttacacgatctcatggtctaaggaaaggatacttgacattggaaaaactctagcaaacgaactatacgatcttgtgctatgtttaggattgggtcttgttcatcacatcatgataatgatgtgatctcgttatcaatgacatccaatgtccatagtcaggaaaccatgactatctgttgatcaacgggctagtcaactagaggcttactagggacatgttggtgtctgttattcacacatgtattacgatttccggataacacaattatagcatgaataaagacaattatcatgaacaaggaaatataataataatgcttttattattgcctctagggcatatttccaacacatcaTTCGTAAACCATCATCATGGTCGAAAAAAATAATTCTTAACTCATGATACCAAAAGAATACGAAAAAATAAGTATTAACCTGCAATAGCAACTATGGTAAAACTCGTTCAATGTCATTGTGTACCATGTTCGCCAGTCTCATTATCTCCCTCGCCGCCACCTTTCTTCACACGCATCATGATTCTGTCACGCGCTGGATTGGTTGCCTCGACCCGAATCCTGCTCCTCCGGTCGCTGGGGACTCGATCCCATCCCTCACTTCGTCTTCAATGGTTGGAATCGGCCGCATCGGCTGCTCCTCTCCTCTGGTCGCTGGGAAAGACCGGATGGACTCGATCCCATCCTGGCGGCACCGGCTGCTCGACTGGGATTGGGGACCGGAGTGGAGTCGACGCGGTTTCGATCGGGATTGGATTAGGGTTCGCGAGTGTGTGGATGGACCCTCGCGCGGTCGCTCGTAGGCCTCCCTCCTTCGAATGGGCTACCGGCTCGCCGAGGCCCAATGCACCAGAGACGGCCGTTTCGGCCCGTGGAACAGCAGCCCACAGGACAGCCGGACCAGTTAACACAGATCATGGAACAGATCGCCACGCGCACGAAATTGGACGGCCAGGAAGTCCCAGATCGGGAAAACGAATGGCCGAAAACGCAAATCGCTGTGGGAGCTTGGTTTAGGTGCGGTTATACTGTCCTTAATCTTATATTCTTAAAAAGTTGATCCCCACTATTTTCAATTCTCTGAACATGCAGACTGTCCATGTCAGCTTTCTGCCACGTCATCCTTCAGTTTCATTACCCATCGATCTGGTTCCATCACGGCGGTGGAAAAAGACCAAGTTCCACTTCATTTGCCCGATTGATTACCCATCAAATGAATGTGCCCGAACCGCTTCCTCTGCACTTCAGTTTCTTCCCACCATAAATCTTTCCCCAATCCTCACGCTGTGGCGGCTGGGCGACAATCTTAACACAAGAGGGTGTTCCTCCGGCTCTGACCACTGGTCCGCTTGTGTCAAGTCCGCCGGTGTTACTCCCCTTGGACGCCTCCCTGCGAGATGTGACGCCGTTGGAGCTGCGGATCCATCGCCGCCCACCGAGAACATTGAGTTGCGCACGACTCTGCTCTGGGCCCTCCTCGCGCCGGAAGCAGTCATCCCCGCCGCGGCTCCCGATCTAGAAAAGAGTTCGCGTTCCTGTGGGAGGAGCTCGGGAAGGAGAAGCTCGCGGGACGAAAGGCATCCACGAGCGCCGCCTGTTCCTCTGCTACAAGGGCCCCGAGGAGTGGTTATCACACGTTGAGGCCCGCCGCCTCCCCCGCCTCCTCGCTGCTGCCATCAAGTGCATAAGCCTAACCCGATCAAGAGCATGAGCCtctcttctccttctccctctttcTCGATTTACTTTATGAGTGGCTTGATTTGATGTTGTGATGTGACATCTGTATCCCCTTCCCTTCCTATCCTCTCTGCAGGAGCGGCGAAGCTCAGCCTGCCAGTCGCTGCTAGGGGTTGACATTTCTATCTACCACTACTGTCTCAGTTGGTGGAGCAGTACATCTAGCATCAATACATCATAGATTTTCTCTTCAGTGGTAGATGTGACATCAGTGGCCTGGCGAGTCCTTGTGTGCTTCCGTTAATGTGTTCCTCTTCAGTGTTTGTTCCTTCTCCTTCCTTATATTGCATTAACAGATTGAAGTCAAGTCGCATGTATATTCTGCGTGCGCCATGTGGTAGATGCATGTCCGCTAGCATCATCTTCAGTTTTTCTTTGTTGTTTAATGGATTAAGTTCCATGGTATAATAAAAAAGCTAGCATACTGTGCGTGTCATTTTTTTATATGAGCTGCTATTTTATCTCATTGTGTTTTGCCTCAGTGTCTCACCGGAACAACTTTGTTTAGGTAAATTCCCTTCTTGACCTTACATATCTCTTGAGTATATTATTACTGGATCATTGGCCACTGTTGTTGTACTACATACGAGCTTTAGGTATGCTGAAGGCATGCCCATTGAACTGTCATGCCATTTTATTTTCAGTAACACTGGGTATGTCATGTACACATACTTTTCTCACTATCAAATCAAACAGAGAATGGGTTCTTTGAGCTACATATCCTCGTCTCAAGCCCTCGCCCAGTTGACAGTTGGATGGTAATTCTTCATATCTAATCATTTTTCATGGATTAGATTAACTAAAATGGATTTCATTATTTTGATTGGTATATGTTTGCTTGTAGAATTACCAATTCTGTTTTGAGATTGGACAATTGTCCAGTTCTATGTGGTTCGGCTATGATTGTCGTTTGATAATTCTTCTGCACTAATATTCCTATTAGACATTAACATTGTTTTAGTTTTGTTTTGTTTACACACATGGCCGTTCTAATAGACATTAATTTTTCAGGTTGGACCTTTCTTGATTGTTGCAACTCCGTTATATTTTAGCGCTTCTGCTTTCACATTTTTTGCAAATATGGAGGGTTGTTGATTGTTTCTTCAGGTATGTTACAAGCaattcccgcagcaacgcgcggggtatcaTCTCGTTAGATATATGGAATGCCTATCTTTTGGTACCCATGAGATGCAGTTATTGTGATGCATGTGATCTATAGCGTTTATTTTTGGCCAAAACGTCTTGAGAAAAGGTGGTACCTAAGGCCAGTACATAATTAAGATCCTCCGACGCTTAACATGCTTCTTGATGCCGCTCATTGCAAGGAAGTGATGAAACACAAATTTTGCCGTACCTATAGTGTGCTCTGGCTAAGACGATCAAGTGCTTGTGTGGCACATGAATGTAGAGGAAGGGAAACATGTAGACCATTAGTAGTAGCAACAAAGTAAGAAAGTGTCTGAGAGCGGTAGGACAGGGATAGGAGGGACGCTGATggagttttttttttcttttatgcGCTGATGGAGTAGTTTGGAAGGTGACTTTTTTTAGGGGTATTTGGAAGGTGACTGAAGCGACGCATTTGGGCATTTTAATGTCCACCCGAGACATGGCCCATGACTCTAAATGAGCGTGACCAACGAGCCGAGTGATGGGCCACATGAGAAACAAAACATCCCAAGGGGCCGAGTTACGAATCGCATTTGCACCAGTCGGTCCAgatttttctcaaaaaaaaaagtcGTTCCAGATTAGAGGAGCAGGTGTACTGGTAAGcgattctcaaaaaaaaaaggTAACTGGTAAGCTCCTGAATTTCCGGAAGGAAGCGCTTCAAAACGTTCAAATCCCAACAAAACCTAAGAAGTATCGGAGCGGTCGAGGCGGCCTGCATTAGCCGTCAGCAACGCCGACGCATCAAAATCTCCGCACCTCTATCCAATGGCGGAGGCCGCGGGCAGCAAGGCGGCGCAGCAGCAGCACCTCTGCTGCAGCATCTGCGCGGAGCCGACGGCGCCGTCGGAGTTCCACCGCGGCGGCAGCGCCTGCGCGCACGCCTTCTGCGGGGCGTGCATCACGGGCCACGTCCGCGCCAGGCTCGAGTCCGgtcccggcgccgccgccgccgtgcggTGCCTGGACGCGTCCTGCGGCGGCAATCTCGACCCGGAGCTGTGCCGCGCCGCGCTCCCGGCCGACGTGTTCGAGCGGTGGTGCGCCGCGCTGTGCGAGTCCATGTTCGTCGGGGCGCGCAGGACCTACTGCCCCTTCCCCGACTGCTCGGAAATGATGGTggccgacgacgacgaggaggaggacgatgacgaggagggTGATGGTGGGAAGCCCGTGACGCAGTCGGAGTGCCAGGTGTGCAGGCGGCTGTTCTGCGCCCAGTGCGCCGTGCCGTGGCACGCGGACGTCGACTGCGCCGCGTACAAGAGAGGGGACAGGAGCAGGGAGGACCTGATGCTGATGGAGATGGCCAGAGAGAAGAAGTGGAGGCGGTGCCCCAAGTGCGACTTCTTCGTGGCCAAACGAGATGGCTGCCTTCACATTATCTGTAGGTAAATATTGCGCTGCGCTTCCTCCTCTCCGGGTGACTGCATGCGGGGTTCAGAATTGCAACCAAAATTTGTCCACGTTCATTGAAGTTTACTCGGAACAGCTAAAAAATCACTGGGTACCGTAAAAGCAAGAGCTCGTTAACAGAGCATTGCAGGGGATAGGGATGACAGGCCCTGTTGGGATGGCTTTTTTGAGTTATTTTgtgtagatattttttattaacCTCAAACCAGAGAAGCTTTCTTTGTGGAGTAATTGTTTAGTGGTACAGGTTGTTGGCGTTATTGCATGAAAGTCTTTGATGGCTAAAAAATTGATGGTTGCAAAATTGTACAGGTGTGACTTTGAGTTCTGCTATGGATGTGGCGCTAAGTGGGGCTCTGCTGGGTGTTCTTGTGATGACCAGGACCATGATGAGAGtgaggatgaagatgatctcgTTGACATGTGAGCATGTGACCATTATGATATTTGTGTCGCATGCCTTGCTGTTATGGAATTCAGACGGGCTAGAGAAATATTTTGAAGTATTATATGGTCCGTACGTGCTAGGGAAATTGAAACACATAATGGTTTTGCTACAATGCAATTCTGAAATTTTTGTTGATATAGTAAACATTGTTATTCAGGATAGTGTGAAATTGTCACAACCCATCATATCTAACGCATATTTTGTTAGATATGTGCCCCAAAAGTAGTCAAAGAAATGATCATTTGTATTGATCACACTAGGATGGGAGCGGTCCCGCATATATGACACTGCGCTTCTGCAGTTCAACAAGCCCCACAGCTTCttggaccccccccccccaccccacccaACTCTATCTATCTCTCTCTCCCGGGGATTTCTCCGTCCTCTCTATCGTCCACATGTGCAACATCTTTGTGAAGAATAGAGGCTCCTTCCACATCGTCAAAGAGTAGCTTCTGCGTGGTCGGCTCGTTGTTTAAGAGTGTAGGTGCACAAGAATGAGAAAAGGCTTGTAGTCATGGATTCAGGAAACCCTTGCAGAGTGATGCACTTAAATGGCACAAGTGAATTCAGAAAATTCTGCACCATGAATGTTGAGGACATGCATGGTGGAGAAAATGAGATTCATATTCATTGCTATGTGTTAAATGACATGGTTCTAGCTAGCCAGGATCCCTGATGAGTCGTTCTATTTTACAAATATAATAATATTATATGAGGAACCTTCTAATATTAATTTTTTGGTGATAAATTAACTTCACCTTGGGTGCAAATGTCCATGCTTATGTGTGCAAAATCATTCAATCAATTCCTCAGTCATTCAGTTTAGTCACATACTACCATGCCACAGTGGAATTGCTTTTAGGTACATAAAGCAATACATTAAATGATGAATTGTAAATCAGAAATTTAGAAAAGCGTTAGGTTACCGGGCAAGCCCTCGCTTAGCCTGGTCCAGCAAGGAAGCGTAGGATTCGGTTCCTGGGCAAGATTACCTCGTTACCGGCGAACATTCAAATAGTTACCGTCCCattaggaaaaaggtggctatcAAAGCAATTTGGTGTCACCAGTGCTTCATCCCGATCCTGCTCCATATTTCATCCCGATCCTGTGTCAGCCTCTTCCTATGTCAAGTTGTTTGCCTGTTATCTCAGGATGTAGACCAAGAAGATATGAAACATGGATCAACACACTGTAAACAACAGTAACTAGGTTCTCGGACAATGCGGCCATGGGTTTTCCTGGTACCACTCATTCCTAGTTAGAACGGTACATGTGATGTGTATGTGTCTTCTGTTTGGTTGTCGGCTTCTCATATATCTTTGCTCGATTAATCAAGGGCTCAGCCCAAAGGTGTCATCACTGGAAAAACTAGCGCGCTATAACGTTGCTAATAGCGTGTAGAGAATTGCTACGCTAAATTAAATTGTGTACAATGTCTCGCTAATAGCACGTTATAGCGCGCTATAGCACGCTAATAGCATATTTCAGGGGCCGCGCTATTTTTTTCATTGGATGTCATAAGTGTGTGTATATATTAGGTGTCCACAAGGCTAACATGTTTTTTTTCCGAAAAGGACAAGGCTAACATGTACCGTAATGTATTTGTGTGTACCGTATAAACAATGTCCTTTGCACATATTAGGGGATACAATTACAATTCCTGGAGGAAAAAAAGATGATGACGATGCGTGCGGTGCCTGTGGCGACCGCCGCGAAGATGGCGGCCTCCGCCGGCCCTGGGCGTAGGCACGTCGGCGGCCGGTTTTGGGCGCTTGCGGATtcagaggatgaagatgatgacgACGGGATCTAGGTCGGAGATTCGCCGGAGTTGTATTCGCCAACGACTTCCGACATAATCTGTGAAGCTTTCAATCCCGGTTATTCAGAGGAGGAAGTTGCCATGGTTGTGGACGACGTCGTGCCTTGCAACGATCCGGCGCGGGAGGGACTTAACCCTGAGGATAAGGTGGAGATCATTCGACGGATTGTTCACCGGAGGACGGCGGCTTCCGCGCTCCGGCCATGGAAAGGACCAATTCCCAAGGTATGCCTCCAGCCCATTACTTTGTCGGATTTCTTCCTGCCGGATTCATGGACGCGGGTGACTAGAAAGAAGAGACGGAATGGTCGGCCGGTGGTGGCGCAGCCGGCGTCGGCAACCTCCGCGGCGGCTCAGATACGAGCGGCCAGGGAGCAGCGTTTGAATCTGCTGCTGGGCTTTCCTGGGCCGGCGGGTGAGCGGGCCTGCGTTGGCATGTCTGGGTATGTGGCCCAGCATGCCAGCTGCGAGGCAGGGCGGGCCGGATTGAACGATCCTGGGCATGAGGCCCAGGTAACATCGTTAGTCGCTACGGAGGACGTAGCCGCATCTGTCTCGCCGCCTCGTTCTCCTCCTGATCGATCTCCACCTGCGCCTGCGCCTAGGGTTCGTCGAGCTCGTGCGGTTCCCAGGCTTCGTACGTGTGGGACTGGCCGTGCTGCATGTATACCGCCTCTCGCTGCCATGGCTGGGtgggcggcgggggggggggggtccaaCTGGACCGAAGCCGCCGGCCGGGGCCGTGCTGGTCGGCCGTGGTGGTGCTGCGGCTACTGGACAGGAGCAACTAGGCGCGGCTGGGAATGCGCCGGCCGGTGCGGGTCGCGGTGGCGGTGCGCCAGGTCTCAGAACTCCGGCGGCAGGGGCCGGCCGTGGCACCGTATAGGCAGCCGGTGGTGGCCGGTGCGGCGCCCATTGCCGCGGGGCGTGGTGGACTGAGGCCGCCTATGCATGTTCCGGCGGCAGTGACTACCGCGGGTCGGGGTGGAACGGTGCCTGTCCCGGCGCCTGGTCATCAGCCTCGGGCTGTGCTGCCGCCGCACCACGTCGCGAGGCCGGTGCAGAAGCGGCCTGGACCGGTTCAGACACATGCACTGCCACCTCGGACCGCTAATGGAGGGGCGGGAGTGCCGCATGACACAGCTAACAATGGAACTAGCGGACCGCCCCGGGGTCAATGGGGAGATGGTGGTTACAATGCTTATGGTGATGGCCAACACCGTGGTTCCTCGTCGACGGGTGGTGGCCGCGGATATGCTTGGCAGAGTGATGGTAATGCCGAGAGGCCTTTTCTCAGTCCTCCGGGTGGTTTTGTTGACGGGGCGCCTGGCCCTGACTATCGGCAGCGGGGCGGATACCGTGGTCATCGTGGTGGTCGAGGTGGTCGGTTCCGTCATCGGCAGCCTCCTCCACCTGTGGCCGTCGAGCAGACGGTCGTCGCCGGAGTTGCGGAGTCGCCGGTTTTGTCCGGTCAGGCCATGGATGTGGTGACGGCGCTCGCCAACGCTGAGATACCTAGGACTGAGACTACGGAGTCCGCTTCAGTGACGGTGGCAGACATGGCTGATTTGGATAGGGCGTCCAAGTGGGCGCGCAAGAAGGAGAAGATGTTGTGCTATTGTTGTGGAGAAAAGGGTCATTTTATTGCCGAATGCGTGGCTGAGCTATGTGATTCTTGTGGCAAGCCGGCTCATGATACGGGGGAATGCCCGATTTTGTGTGATCAGATGTTGTCCCTTAGTATGTATGGAGTGTACTGTGCTGAGCTCACGTTCTTTGAGTCTCCTAGCGCGAGGGAGATTCCCGAGGAGACCCAGAGTTTGATCATTGGGGTTGTGAAAGTAACCAAAGGAGAGGTCTCTGAGTCCCAAATTGTGCAGAGGCTGAAGGAGTTAGCTCCAGGTGACTTCCAGTGGGAGCTCGTTAGTCTCGAGGCCAACATGTTTAGGGTTGAGTTCCCTTCGGTTGAGGATTTGCAGAGACTTTTGAGTTTTGGGCTGTGCAGAGTTCCTGGCACAAAATGTATCCTCGAGTTTCACGAGTAGAAGAAGGTCGAACCTCAGGGTAAGCCTCTTACTCAGGTTTGGCTACGTTTTTCCGGGGCTCCCTCGAAGCCCATGCAGGATGCTAGGGTCGTGGCTAGCTTGGGCATTATGGTGGGGAAAACCAAGAGagttgtcggggatataccccgcggtatgacccggccggaattATGACCCtgccggacttggcgactcaccagAGACCTGGTTGTACCTTGGCGACTCACTGGCAACCCGCCCGGACCTGGCAATTTACAGGCAAACCCGCTTGAGCATTGTGACTCACTGGAtgttggagaacgttgcagaaaacaaaaattttcctacggtttcaccaagatccatctaggagttcatccagcaacgagtgattagatgcatctacgtaccttgtagatcgcgagcggaagcgttcaaagaacggggatgatgtagtcgaacacgacgtgattcaaatcaccgatgatcttagcaccgaacggacggtgcctccgcgttcaacacacgtacagaacggatgacgtctcctccttttttgatccagcaaggggggaagagaggttgatgaagatccagcaacacgacggcgtggtggtggatgcagggcgtcacagtagcagggcttcgcctatactacgagagagagacgtaacggggagagaggaagcaccaaaggctcaggtatgaaatccctcctctcccccactatatataggagggccaagggggggtggtgcgcagcctaggagatccaatctcctaggtgtggcggccaggggagggtttccctcccccccaaggcacctcggggtgccttccaccacttggactcctccgtggtggaaaccctaggcgcatgggcctagtagggctggtgcccttggcccatgaaggccaaggcgcaccccctacagcccatgtggccccccggg
Protein-coding sequences here:
- the LOC125506040 gene encoding E3 ubiquitin-protein ligase RSL1-like gives rise to the protein MAEAAGSKAAQQQHLCCSICAEPTAPSEFHRGGSACAHAFCGACITGHVRARLESGPGAAAAVRCLDASCGGNLDPELCRAALPADVFERWCAALCESMFVGARRTYCPFPDCSEMMVADDDEEEDDDEEGDGGKPVTQSECQVCRRLFCAQCAVPWHADVDCAAYKRGDRSREDLMLMEMAREKKWRRCPKCDFFVAKRDGCLHIICRCDFEFCYGCGAKWGSAGCSCDDQDHDESEDEDDLVDM